atgttattaaaaatactaagCTCCCTATTATTTCTTTACTTCATAGCTCAGCAACAGGTGTTGTTCTTGTGCTGAGGGATGGATGGCCTAAGCTCTGAATAAGGTAGACTAGGTGCCCATCTCCATATATAATTCCTTCATGTCTCGGAACTCTTCTGCCCTTCAGTCTAATAATTTGCATTAATATGCAAATGCCACTTTcatttgatatttaaaatgcacaggaagaaaatacatcaCATGACCTTCAAGATTAAGACAATAACTGTGCCAGTAAAATAGATTGGTGAGCAACTAATCTCCCTTCTGCTTGGCCTTCCAGATAAATCCAAGCATGGAAGTAATCCCATTTGATTGTATTCTAAAATTATACAGActtgcttgtttctttcaaaataccCTTGTATCCTAACAATGACAGTCTCCTGAATCAGTTGTACAAcaaataaatctaactacttcaTTCTCCACATTCCTGTGACTAAGATGAGGATCCTGGAATTGTTTAATGCATTtgaatgttgtatttttttcataggtTTCTGGCTTATATAAGCACCATGAAAGTATTTGATCTATGAatgttataaagaaaaataacagcaaataaaaaaacttGTATACTTGCCAGATGATACTCTGCCTCATTCAAACAATTTGAATCTTTGAGATGCTTAAGCACACAGAACTATGCTGAATTGGCATCCCCTTCTGAGTTCTAGTGAGTATTTTCAGGAAAGATCCATATAAGCACCTcggcaagtaaaaaaaaaaaaaaaaaaaaaagacttaaagaTCAAGTATGTGATCAGATTTCCAAAGACTGACAAGCTATCACCCTCAACTACACACAGTAACTTTCATGTCCATGTTTGTGGTCCGTGACAAATGCAAGGTAGCTTCGCTTGCATTAGCTCTTAATGGAAGCAGATCAGATTAAGCTGAATTACTTCACGTTTACTTCAGGCTGAGCTTGCACACAGCAGTTACAGTGGGACAGCTGATACCTGGTAACTTGACCATGTGTGCTAATTGTTGTATGATTAAGTGTGTACATCTAAATTTGCAACACCCTTTCCTGCTCAACAGCCCTCTGgccctttaaatatttaaactctTTAGGCGTCTTgctatttctctcttttacctGAATGAACAGTAGATGCCCAAAAGAGTATCATCCCATCAGGACATTCCTGTTCTGCATTATATGTGTGTGCGTCATTTGGATTAGCTTTGCTGTAGGTATTGAGTGAAGGGTAATGCCTGCgatttaaaagcttttgcagCTCAAATGGCAGTTACTGGGGAATCAGACTTTTCTATACAGACAGCCTCAGGTTATGAgtaaatgttttggttttggtggcaGTACCAGTGTGTAGTTCTGCCTACACTGCAGCATTCCATGGGAGTTTGGAGTGTTGTGGCAAGGAGTGGAAGAACATGAAACGCAATGATGTCTGCCAGTATCCCAGAGGGCATTTGCAATCCCTTCTTCTAGACTGCTCAATTGACCATGGGATGTAAGCTCTATTACACTGTAGGACTATCTGGGGAGGCTCCCTGGCAAGTTTGACcttctattttttaaagctggaCAGTGCTGCCAGAAGGAGCTTTCTTGGAAAGTGTCGCTGCAAGGCCTGGATACAACTTGTGCCTTAGCACTGCTACAGCAGTACTGTACTTGGGCTCTCACTTGGGCAGCTGGTTGTGGAAACAGAGCAGTGATGATCCTTGCTTGGTCATACTCTTGGGGCTGGTATGTGTATCAGGCCTTCAGAGGCTGCAAGCAACATATTTTGTATATCGTGGACAATGTCCAGCAGAAGGCGAGACATAACTCCTTAGTGCAGGCTGCCCTGATTGCTTTACATGAGCTTGTCAGGAGTGGCAGTGGTGGTGAGCTGTCATCTGTCCTGTGCAATGTCTGTGTTTGagagaagggcaagaagaaCCATATAGGAGGATCACCAACAGAGGCAAAACTTCAGAAGGAAGATGATGGTGTCCATTAAGGTCTGTACAGAACCTCTTACGTGATGCAGCAGACAAACACATTGAGATTCTTGCTGAACAGCAGGAAAGGGAGCTGCCCAAGTTCCTCAGAAGCTGGTGGCCATTGactttttcctctgtcagtCAGTTTGGAGTTGAGATGACAACAGCCAGCTGTGCAGCATGGGAAACTGCAGCAGCGTACCAAAAGTTCTTGGTATTGGATGTCTCTGGGTGATGCGTATGTGGCCAATAATGGCAGATTTCTTAGGCATGGGATTCCCCAATGTTGTTGTCATTGGAGAGGCTTGTGCTGCCTCTGATCAAGCACAGTCCACCAGTGGCagaaagggattttattttgtctgcaGCAGGCTGAAGAACTACCATGAATGCCTTATTGTCATCGATGCTGCAGATCTGGCATGTGTTTTCCACAATGCCTGCCTGGTTAATGTCTTATGGGAGCCAAGCAAAAATAGCAGGTCAGCAGCTCCGTTAAGATCATCAAACCAGTGCTTGTCACAAACTGACCTAGCAGAGCAGCCTCAGACAGACCTGCCTTGTGAAGACAGGCAGCTTCCCTTGCCAAGAGCTGTTCTGTTATTGCCCTGGCAGATGCTGCCTGTTGTTGGCTACGGATTTTGTGCATAGCAGCCAGAGAGAAGCCCCCCAGAGTTGGACTGCAGTCTAATGCAAAGTCCCTTTCCTGAattgtgtttgcattttcttcatacAATCGGAGAATTGCATTGGTGgaaagggacttctggaggtccTGCTCAAGGTAGATCCAGTGAGAGCAGATTCTTCAGGGCCCTGGGCAGCTGAGTTCcgagtatctccaaggatggaaatCCTATATGCTTTCTGGACCCCTGCCCGAGTGTTTGACCACCTtcatggtaattttttttcttctcatagcGAGTTGGGAATTTCCCATTTTCCAGCTAGCACCTGTTGCCTTTCACTGTGCGCCTCTGAGTAGAACAAGGCTCCCTTTCCTCCATACCCATTCGGTAGTCATAGACAGCAATAAGGACTCTTGGCCTTCTCTTCTTGAGGCTGAACAGACCAGTTCTCTCAGATGCTCTTCAATACAGCAAGTGCTTCAGCCCAGTATGTCAGTGTCTTTTGTACTGGGGGGATCCAAAagtggacacagcactccagatgtggtctcacaAGTGTCAAATTGGGGGAGAGAGTCTCCTCCCTTaagctgctggctgcagtcTTGCTAGAGCAGCCCAATGTGTAGTAGCCTTTGCTGCAATGATCTTTTCGAGTAGGTGTTATAAGTGCATGAGCAGGTTCCTGGCAGCAGCTGTGACATTGTCGGTATCTGCTATAACTCTTTCACCTGCACAGAGAATCTAGGTGCAAAGTGCCAACTTTGTGGAAAGCCTTTCACTGTTGTTTGCTGGAAATGTGTGTGAAAGTGTATGTAAAGatgttctttttccatttagCATGCAAAAGGGCAGATGATACAATTCTAGTATGTGCTGCCTTTGAAACGGTTTGTTTCTCTGCCCTGAAGGATAAAGGTCAAGTTTCTAGTGGAAAACAGTGATTTATTGTGAACAAATGTGTAATAATTTATTAACAGAGATGGAGAACACTAACTATACAAAGCCAAGCAGTAGAGCCTATCGTAAGCCAGCTGCTAAGGTTAGGGCAGTGCGCTGTACCCTACCTCGCGTGTTGCTGATGAGCCTGCAGTGTCACCGGTTCCTGGCAGCGCTAGAGCACAAGGCAAAAGCTCTCATGGGGAAGGTGTGGAACAAGGGCCAGAGGATCAAGGAGCACAACAGTGTGGGACACGCTGAAGGGGCAGCAAATGCTCCTGAGATGTTGCAACACGCTGCTCCGCTTCTCTCATCATTGCTACTATCTTTTGGTCTTCATCCTACTCCATGCCTACGTTTCTGTGTGATGGGTTGACAGTGAATATGCTTGCTGCCTGGCTGTGATCTGTGGTAGTGACAGATCAGTCCACCTACTTCAAAACTGTGTGTTCGCTTCAACTGATGTCTGTATTGTCGGAACAGCCTTTTCCCTGCCTCCACTCTTATATGAATCTTATCTGAAGCAGGTGTCTATCTCTGTGCCTGTTTTGCTTCAGATGTGAGCAGAAAAAATATGGTAGTGATTGTTTATTCCTTACTTGGGCACATAAACATCCTTTTCTCAGAACGCTTGAAGGATTATCCTCATCAGTTTTGTTCCTCTGTTTTACCCAGTCCTGATGATGATAGAAAGTTGGTTTTGCCCAAGAGAAAGAACTTGTGAAGAACTACTGCTGCTTCGAAGTAGCATGTTAACTCTTAGCACTCACAGACCAAAGCAGCCCTGACAGAGGAGTAGGAGGGGATAAATACCCCAAGACTCTCTGCCTATAAAAAGGGAAAGGCAATGCCTCTGCCTCCCTGTAGGCCGTTGGTGCCATGGCACTGATCTAAGTAAGGACAATCAGAGAATGTCTTTCCACAGGACAGGTGGAACTGGGGCAATGTACCCCATCACTGCTACCGCACCAGATATCTTAGAGGAAGCTGGACACTAAGGGAAGAAGAGTGACCCCTAAAGTTTCAGCAGAGAAGCCAGTGTCCTGGAGGCTGAGGGATGAAATACAGCTCTGTCAAACTACCATTTAGCTTTAGGCCCCTGATACACTAACTGGGGCCCAGTGTGTAACATTCTGCCTCCTCTTTGGGAATCGTGAGGGAAGAACAGGGGAATGCAGCTGAGAGGAGCTTCACTTTTAccaaacttttttaaaatgagtggAATAATTTATTGTTATTCTGAGCATCTGATTCCAGCCTTTGAAAAGCAGTCGCAGTGTACTTTCAGCATCTTAAGCTGTGGGAATACAAGCAGGGTGGCTGGTGGAATAGTTGCTAGGGAGAGGCAAGGCTGACAGTGTGAGAAGGGATGCAGCCAAATCCTGAGTTAAGGTCAGTTAAAGCAGTGGCCCTCAAGATAGCTAAGAAAAGCCTGAGTATCACAAGCATTTGaataaaaccttaaaaaaaaagaccacagcTCTGAGGCTGCGTTTAAAGGAGAAGGATAATATCTACATGTAATGGCACAGAATTCAGGAAGCAAGAAGGTCTGTGGCTAGCTTTGGGAGGCCTGAGGCTGGTGTGATGCAAACAGGTGGTGTCCAAACCACAGCAAAGCCTGTTGGCCAAAAGTTAACCCATTGGTGCTTTCTGAACAAATTTTCACTAGAACAGTGCCTCTCGTGTTCAGGTGGCTTTTTTATCCTGTCTGCAGTGTTTTAGCATATCATCACATCACATTCTGGTATATAAAAGCtgaacaataacaacaaaacatcTTGGAAGAGGTGCTGCTTGAATATAAAGGATAGTGTGGGAAGTGGTCTGCTGGGGAGAGCTGTTATACGTGGAGGCTGACTAAAAGGATCGGGAGCATGCTGCAAGcaagcagaagctgcagcagaggagcacTCAGTCTACTGCTTGGGTTTAGGAGAATATTAGATGTTGGTATGCCTGtagtttttctgttctgaatcCACTTTTCTGGGTGTAGTGCACCTTGCTTGGCAAAATAAAGTTATAGCACATCTGTTGTAGCATGCTGTTGCTGCCTACGAGTTTACAAAGGAGTACAATACCAGGGACCAAGCCTTTAGGTTATGACACATAAAATAATTGAGCCTAGAGCAGTAACAGTTGGTGACCCTTTGAAGAGAGGTTTGATCTTGAGATCCTACCATGAACACAGAGCGATTTGGGTTTCCCACTTCTAGGGAACTGGAAAAGCACTTCAGAAGGGACTTTTTGTCTAATACACGATAGTATTATCAGTTTAGGGGTGCCTGAAGCAAGTCTTTGCTGCTGTGTTCTACAAAACACAGAATTCTATAACTTGTATAAATTTCAACCCTGCACTTCTCCCCCCTCACAACTGTCACTTAAACTGTTAATTTTTAagggcagggaaaggaggaaaccATGGAATAGATTATAGAGATTATCACCATAGATCGTATGTTCAAGTCAGATCTCTCATCAgctcctgaaaaagaaaactgaatactCTGTGCTACCTAACTGCCTGCAGTTATGAAATCAGTGTAAAATTCAACTCTTCTGGTTCTGACTGAAGACTCTAGTTTTAGgaaaaggtttcttttcttgGTCTGTAGACAAAAGCCCAAGGAAGGTAAGCACTGGCAGGGTAGAATGTCATTGCCACCTCTGcatgcaggaggaaaaaaagtactgcAGTAGTGTGCATGGAGTAgttcatttgaaagaaagacATTCTGTTTCTTTAGAAGCAACTCTGGGATGAAATCTTTGGTATTACTGTCATGGTGAAATAATAAGCATGGTTCCTAAGTGATTGACAGAAATTAGGCTGGAATCTGGAAAATATGTTGCTaataattcttcttttctctgcatACAGGGAAACAGCTGGATGGAATCTGGTAAGTGACTAGATTAAATTGCATAATGTGTGTTAAACGCTGTGTGGTGTACAAAGTATTTTCAAGATGAGATTATATATGCTTCAGATCTTAAGAACATTTTGGTGCTGAAGAGAGACGAAGTCACTTTTTGTTCTTGAATACAGATTGATGGTAAGATGGTATAATGGTAAGATGGTGTACAGTCAGGTGCTGGTTAAACTTCTCCATTCAAAGCTCATAGgacctcattaaaaaaaaaagtgttgataaTAGTTGTAGCGTTTTAGTGCACTTGTACACTTTTTCAAGGGTAGGCTGTTGTCCTGGTCCCAAGCGCTTTGTCTTCTAATTGCAGGCATGACTAAACATGAGAGCAAAAGAGTAGGTGGGAAGAAGGTATTACAGAATCAGACCTTCTGGCATGTAAGAGGAGTGGCTATATTTGGTTACAAAACACCCCCCAATTTGCTATAATTCATAtcaagaggggttttttttaaaaaagaaaaaagaaaaaaaacccaaacccttgtCCATCCATTTTCGTCTCTATTGATCCATCTCCAGTGATTGTCTGACCTTCTTCTCAGTCAGTGTCTATCAGACACGTACTTCTGTCAGTGTGGTAGCAAGGCTAGCTCTGTCTCTTACTTCACCCTCAACCATTTAGCTGAAAGAGGCTGCTGGAGATCTCATGATGGTGTGGAAGTCCCTCTCTTCCTATGTTACTTCATGCTTGGGCACCTAGCTAAGCCTGTTCTTTCCCAACTGCTTACAGAGTTACAGTAGGCTTGATGATCATTGCTTCCATATCCTTTCATGTCCCAGCAGATCCTGTTCCTACTCACAGAAACACATTgaccttttctttcagttattcACTTCATGATATCCTTCAGCACATAAATTTAACAGAGATTTATGTGCTAGGTTAAATATATCCTTTGTTTCACCTGGTTTTTGTTCTCTGTGGCAGGCACACCTCCATAATAGTCCATAAGGATGAGTTCTTCTATGGCAGTGGAGGAATCTCCAGCTGTGCACCTGTAAGTTAAACTTATCTTTCTGATAGGGTTACCTGATGAGAATTCCTTGTGTCActgtattttagaaaagcagcaagaggcTTCTGAGTTCAGCCAGATGGGGCTGCTTGCCATGGTTGCCCAGGGCATCTGAGGAAAAGGGAGCATGGACAGTGGGTTTAAGCCCAACTAaatacaggttgggggttgcTTCTGCTGGTAGCATGTATCTATCCAAGCCACCTTCTGCAGCTGCATTGCCAGAGTGACACCTTGTCTAATTCTGTATCTATAGGTTTTACATGTAGGCTTAGCAACTCAAGGCAttctttttaagattaaaaaaaaaatcatgatgctTTGTCAGACCTTTCTGTTCTTGGAGAGGCAAAACTGATGGGCCATTCTTCTAAAGCACAATTTTGCTATAGCTTAGAGCTTTCAGCACAAAGAGCCAAGTATACAATCTGAAATGTAAGTTGCACGTTACTTCTCATTCTCTGAGTGCAGAACAGGGGAGGCCAGTAGGGCTTTTTGCTTGACAAACATACCAAAAGTTCCTCCTTTTGTGACTGGACAAGCCACGATAGCTCTATTCAGTTGAGTCCTCCAAAAGAATTCAGTCTGTCCATTTAACATTGTCTTCTGGCTGTTAATTTTTACAGGGAGGGACACTTCTTGGCCCACCAGACTCAGTTGTTGACCTTGGGAACACTGAAGtcacagaagaaatttttctggaGTATCTTTCCTCTTTGGGGGAATCTATGTTCCGGTAAGTAGCAGCTTGTAGTATAAAATCTGtataacaaaaaaagtctttagGGGAAGGGGTGCAGAATGGAGGCAGGTGTTACGAACCAATCCTTCTCACAAAGCTTTGTCTGCTTAGTGTCTTATTTGGTACTCTCCAAATATGAGCCTGGAACTCATGCACCGATACACAAGGAGCTACCAGTTAGGCAGCCCTCTGGTGTGCCAGCCTTGAGCTAGGCTGAGAAAGCATTCTGCCAGAAGTCTTTCCCACTGTTTTTCGTGAAAATGCCTGAAATGCCTTTGAGAGAATCACCAGGGAAAATGAAGGCGctatatgaaatatttcagtaaatagTGCTTTGCCCCATGTGTCATAGGTGGAGCGCTGTAGTAAAGCTGCGAACTTTCAGATGAGTAAAAGCAAGGTCTTGACTGTTAAAGAGTCTCGTCTACTTCTCACAAGAATAGGAAACAGTAGCATTTAGTGTTCTGGCTATAGTTCAATGTCAGTAATTCCTGTGATTTCTGGTTATTCATTCTGTGGTTTTAATTGAAGAAATCTGACCTCACTTatcctccaaaaaaaacccccaccattGTATAAAGTCAGTAATGCAGAGAGATGTCATTTTCCACCCTGATTCAACTGAATTTGAAGGTGAATTGATGTCTGTATTTTACCTGTTGGCCTTAGAATTCTTTGTGGGGAAAAAGGTGCTAATGTAAGATGTTCCTCATTAGGGGTCTTAAGTTTTTCTGCTTGTTAGATTTATTGCTGAGTCTGTCTTTTTATGTTTCAATTCCTTTCCTGTGGATCAGAGGAGAGTCTTATAACCTCTTTGAACATAACTGCAACACCTTCAGTAACGAAGTGGCACAGTTtctgacaggaagaaaaatccctTCCTACATCACTGACCTGCCAGCTGAAGTTCTTGCCACGTGAGTATGCATGCTGCTCCTCTCTGTAGTGTTGGCTTCAGGCTAATGCTTAAACATTTGACAGAGCCAGCGGTACCAGTTTCTGCTGGCTCTCTCTGAGAAACAGCATAAGATTGAGGAGAGGATGCTATTTGCTTTACTTCAACACTTACAACACTGTACGACAAGTGCTGACTGGCACTGGCATTACTAAGAAGACAGGAGAAGGTTGTTCTGCCTTTAACTTAAACTAGTTATTTTGTAATAGTCTCTTATATGTGACCAGACAAGCACagaaagtttcagaaaatggtGCAAGTTTTTTTGTCTTAGGAGACCAGTATCTGTTAAAGGTCATTTCTTTTACTCTAAGCACTGTAATTTGTAATTGCAGTGGAAGTGTCAGCTTTGCTTGTGAAGAGGCAGTGGAGATGTAACTTTAAAATTAACGCTTCAGCTTTAAAGCTAGAAGGGTTGGAAAAAGAGGATATGGAAAAGAGCAAATGAAGATTTCCCGCCTGGGAGTTCAgctcaaccttttttttttaaaaacaaaacaaaacaaaacaaacaaacgaacaaaaacccaacaaaaaaaaaaacaactctcaGCTAGTGAGGATCCCAGTGGGATGATTTGAGCTCCATCATTTAGGTCTTAGTTCTCGTAACAATGGTATACTACATTATTTGGGAGACACGTCTTCTACCCTGGGCTCTTGTTGCTTCAGATCTCTCTATCAGATGAAGTCTGTAACAGAATTAGTCACGTTGAAAGATAAACCAGGTGCTACAGATTGCAACAGAAACTATTCTGTGAGTGTTGAACCATTGTCTTATAAGGGAGCTAGAGGCTATTCTTCTAGCAGCCTTTAATATTGATGTGGTACTTAATGGAGCACTGCAGTTGCATAACAGGGATTTTGTTCACTCACTTAAGTAGAATGAATTACTAAAAGCCGGTTTCAGACACAGTATTACCACATTAGCAGTCTGGGCATGTTAGGACTCAGAACTAGCTTATATAAAATCATGTTTAAGATTCTTAGTTATTGAACAGTAAACTCTCTTTAATAGGTTAAATTAGTTTGCTTTAGTTTGTAGTGAAAGTCTGTTCTTCAAATTTGCTTCTACAATGTTGATTTGATTACACTCTAGGAAGTGAGTGCACTTCAGTAGTAAATGGGAAAAGTTGTTCATCAAGCAAGCTGTTTGAGATGTTTATTTCTTTACCTTCTCAGACCTTTTGGACAAGCTTTAAGACCCCTCCTGGACTCCATCCAGATCCAGCCACCCGGAGGAAATACCTTCAGCAGACATAATGGACAGAGCTAACAGGAGTGACCCAGTGTGCTCAGCCTCACCAggcctctttctttttaaacatgaatCTAACAGATTTCTATTTTATAATTTCGCATCTGAATTAACTCTACAAAAGTTACAAgacaagttttaaaatttcctaGGGAGAGGATTTATCAGGGTGCATGTAAGACAATGCTACCAAAAAGATTGCCATAATTTCTAATAGTATTATACTAATTTATAAAGGCTGTCTTGTCTGAGTAGGCTGACACTTTCTAAGTAACTCCCATGCTGGTAAGTGGGAATTCACTCCATGAGCATTCAAGGGCCCATTACACAATTTGGAGTAAATAAGGGGATGTCCTAACCATCCCTTGCAGGCTTACATCTCTTTCTCCCATCACTGCCTATATTATGGGGGCATTTGCTGAAGCCTGTAGCAAAAAGACAAAGTAAGTATTGGTAGCCTAGGAAGTGAAGGTGTCCCAGGATTTGTCTTCTGCATATTTCATTGGTATTGTTATTTGCTCAGGGGAAAAGCTAAACTCATCTGATTAGAATATTTGCAGTGCCACAGCTGTGTGGGAAAGGTGATCAAGCTGAACTGTGTGTCAGTGTCACGCTCAAAAGTTGAAACTGTCAATGGGACTAGCTGTGTGTGGGAGGGAGGCTGGAACTGAAGGTTACCAAGAGCATCGTAATGCTAGATCCAGGAGTTACGGGAAAGAACCAGCTGAAAGAACAGAATCTCATGAGTAGAAGTGGTGGAAACAAAATTcaggtgaaaataaaatgaactgaaatgtttccttttcttgcatGTAAGCTTATCAGCAGATAGACAGAACTTTGTTAACTATTTACCTTTGCATaagagctgggttttttttttttcttaccaagCCAGAGTTACAGTACAGTAAGGCAGGAATATGGCACCTGCACGATACTATAAGGTGGACCAATTCTGCCTTCAATATCTAGTTGCAGTAGGAGTTCCAGCTTTCTTTGATATTGCTGTCCTTTCCAAAGCAGTCAAGCACATCGCAGAGAGGGGTCTGCTTAAGTATAAGAGAAATAGGTGGTAGGTCTCCCCAGATGTaaggaaaatgaggaagagtAAAATTAAGCTTCTCTGTGGAACAATTGCATTTATTGGGATACATGCAGAAGCAGTCCTGTCCTTAGACTGACATTAGATTGTGTCAATACTGCATCTTCTAGTTTAAGATTCTTACAGCTTTGCAATTATTTGCAGTGGAAAAAGATCAGGGGAATGAACAAAAGGCacactgatttcttttcatGCATGTATATACACCATTTTCCTGCACAATTTTGTAGCAGTTACATTTAGGAAGgaatacaagaaagacattggaCAAACCCCAGATCATTGCTGATGCTCCATAAGTGGGGATTGCACGTCCCAGATGCTGCTGAAAAAGCATCTATGCAAATGTATAGCCCTTTGTCCAGTGCTTTGTTGTGAAAAGTATTGCTGCAAGTTCAGTCCTGCATCTCAAGCTTCCTGCACTGGAACTTTCTGCATTCATAAAGGAGATGTCTTTCCTCTGCTGGGCTCTTTCTCACAGAATAATACGGTTTGATAAATTTCTCACGCTGTTACTCAGTGTGGACTATAATGGCTCATATTTTTGAGGGGAtggaatggagaaaaactgcAGTTGAGTCACTCTGTCAAATACTGTGTTGCCCTGCACCTTGTGGAGACACTACACAAGTGGCAATACGGTACTGTCAGTCCATTTTGTAGTTCTGAGTGTACCTGCGCTCAGTGGCCAGCAGTGGCCCTTGCAgcccaggttttttttttccttgtcattcTCTGCTTGTGCCATCAACTTCTCCTTAAGCATTTCATTTGATGGGCTGGACTTTGAGACAACTGTAGCAGTTAGTAGAGATGGGTTTATACATAAGCTTTCAATCCTTCCCCATCAACATGTCCTGTTTGCAGAAAGCATTCTATAAAAAATCATTTGTGAATGCCTTTTGGTGCTCCTGGAGGAAGGATTGGgaagtgtttgttttctgctaaGCCATAGCTTAGTTCTCCTGTTCAGTATGTATATCCTCTCCAGTCTTTTCCCATACCTATTATGTGGAGAGTAACCAGTCTCTCGTCTTAATACACACATGACTGTGCCACAAAACGCTGTAGCATGTTGGAGATCTTGGAGCTTCCTCAGTTGAACAGGTATACTCAAGCTGATACAGTGCAGCCCAACATCTAGGTATGCTAGTTGGGTACCTGCAGGCAGTACAGCTGTGGTTGCTTGTCTTTCAGCAAACTTATCACTTCGGGTGCAGCTGCCTGCGGTGGAAGCACTGGTGCCATGGTTTCTGCCCCACACTCTTGCACAGTGAGGATGTCCCCTGTATGTCCACCACTTTAGAGGTCCTCAGCCTGGTTTCTGCTTGGCTGCCAGACTTCACGACTTTTTACATCCTCACaggaggcaggaaagaaaaggaaggtgtTTGCCACATGCATTTTGCAATATCTGCCTTCTCCCGTCCTGAGCAGCCCCTTTGCAGAGATAATGCTGCTACTTTAAGGTCACCTCATAAAATTTCACTCGGCCCTATACTGTTTGCAGTAGCCAAGGAGCTCCTAGAGACGGTCTCCTGGGCTTGGGATCTACTCTGTTTTGTGGCAAAAGAACTGTAGGAGGGAATCTTGTTTGCTTGGCCTTACTGGGTATTGAGAGCCCTGTACCCTGTAGGCCTCTTAGGAAACCCATTTTCTCCAAAGATGGTTACGTGTAAATTGCAGGACAGTGCCCCCAACATTCCACCCAGCCATACCTACTCATAGGAATACAAACTAGACTGAGGAGTGTATGTAAATGTATATAGGTGACGAACTTCAGCCAGCTGATTGACAAAGGGGCAAGGAAACTGAACT
Above is a genomic segment from Nyctibius grandis isolate bNycGra1 chromosome 5, bNycGra1.pri, whole genome shotgun sequence containing:
- the DESI1 gene encoding LOW QUALITY PROTEIN: desumoylating isopeptidase 1 (The sequence of the model RefSeq protein was modified relative to this genomic sequence to represent the inferred CDS: inserted 1 base in 1 codon), which produces MRRGSVAPSVPTVSSRLVPPHPGAAAGPAPGSPFPLPLRFPAPGRAVXCLPGLRVLPGGRARTPMEEPLALHPVKLYVYDLSKGMARRLSPLMLGKQLDGIWHTSIIVHKDEFFYGSGGISSCAPGGTLLGPPDSVVDLGNTEVTEEIFLEYLSSLGESMFRGESYNLFEHNCNTFSNEVAQFLTGRKIPSYITDLPAEVLATPFGQALRPLLDSIQIQPPGGNTFSRHNGQS